One segment of Nyctibius grandis isolate bNycGra1 chromosome 11, bNycGra1.pri, whole genome shotgun sequence DNA contains the following:
- the CLK3 gene encoding dual specificity protein kinase CLK3 isoform X1 has translation MHHYKRDRSPVQESFLAPEQKRRRSRSRDYEGRLRYPSRRDLSRRLRSRSHDRVPYQRRYRRDSNAYRFEDRSPSFGEDYYSTRLRNRWRSRGREQHHPKKHQHRCRNRRTRSRSSTSLRSQQSSKHSRRVEDDKEGHLVCRIGDFLQERYEIVGNLGEGTFGKVVECVDHARDKAQVALKIIKNVGKYREAARLEIKVLEKIREKDKEHKHLCVLMSDWFNFHGHMCIAFELLGKSTFEFLKENNFQPYPLPQIRHMAYQLCYALRFLHENHLTHTDLKPENILFVNSDFDTLYNKKKKCEEKCIRNTSIRVADFGSATFDHEYHTTVVATRHYRPPEVILELGWAQPCDVWSTGCILFEYYRGFTLFQTHENREHLVMMEKVLGPIPSHMIHKTRKQKYFHNGKLVWDENTPNGRYVRENCKPLRTYMLHDSREHVQFFDLLRRMLEFDPSHRIPVSEALLHPFFARLSAEEKMLCGQDARRDLPR, from the exons ATGCATCACTATAAGAGAGATCGGTCCCCGGTGCAGGAGAGCTTCCTGGCTCCCgagcagaagaggaggaggtcTCGTAGCAGAGACTACGAGGGGAGACTGCGCTACCCATCCCGGAGGGATCTCTCCAGGAGATTGCGGTCGAGGAG CCATGACAGGGTGCCTTATCAGAGGAGATACAGACGGGACAGCAACGCCTACAGATTTGAAGACCGGAGCCCGTCTTTCGGAGAGGATTATTACTCGACCCGCTTGCGAAACCGGTGGCGATCcagaggcagagagcagcaccATCCGAAGAAGCACCAGCATCGCTGCCGGAATCGCAGGACCAGGTCTCGTAGCAGTACCTCCTTG AGAAGCCAACAGAGCAGTAAGCACAGCAGGAGAGTGGAAGATGACAAGGAAGGCCACCTGGTGTGCAGGATCGGCGATTTCCTTCAAGAGCGAT ATGAAATTGTCGGCAACCTTGGTGAAGGCACTTTTGGCAAAGTGGTGGAGTGTGTGGACCATGCCAG AGACAAAGCTCAGGTGGCGCTGAAAATCATAAAAAATGTTGGAAAGTACCGAGAAGCAGCTAGGCTGGAAATCAAAGTCCTGGAAAAAATCAGAGAGAAGGACAAGGAGCACAAACA CTTGTGTGTCCTGATGTCAGACTGGTTCAACTTCCACGGCCACATGTGCATTGCCTTTGAGCTTCTGGGCAAGAGCACTTTTGAGTTCCTGAAGGAGAACAACTTCCAGCCGTACCCTCTCCCTCAGATCCGGCACATGGCCTACCAGCTCTGCTATGCCTTGAGAT TTTTACACGAGAACCACCTGACTCACACGGATCTCAAGCCAGAAAACATCTTGTTTGTCAACTCAGATTTTGACACTCTCTACAACAAGAAAAAG AAATGCGAGGAGAAATGCATTCGGAACACGAGCATCCGCGTGGCAGACTTTGGAAGTGCCACCTTCGATCATGAGTACCACACCACTGTCGTGGCTACCCGGCACTATCGTCCACCAGAAGTGATTCTCG agctgggctgggcacaGCCGTGCGATGTCTGGAGTACCGGCTGCATTCTGTTTGAGTATTACCGCGGCTTCACGCTCTTCCAG acCCATGAGAATCGTGAGCATCTTGTCATGATGGAAAAAGTCCTCGGGCCAATTCCTTCTCACATGATCCACAAAACTCG gaagcaaaaatatttccacaaCGGGAAACTGGTATGGGATGAGAACACGCCCAATGGGAGATACGTCCGAGAGAACTGCAAGCCCCTGCGG ACGTACATGCTGCATGACTCGCGGGAGCACGTACAGTTCTTTGACTTGCTGAGGAGGATGTTGGAATTTGACCCTTCCCACCGGATCCCGGTCTCGGAAGCCCTCCTGCATCCCTTCTTCGCTCGCCTCTCCGCAGAGGAGAAGATGCTGTGTGGTCAAGACGCCAGGCGGGACCTGCCCAGATGA
- the CLK3 gene encoding dual specificity protein kinase CLK3 isoform X2: MHHYKRDRSPVQESFLAPEQKRRRSRSRDYEGRLRYPSRRDLSRRLRSRSHDRVPYQRRYRRDSNAYRFEDRSPSFGEDYYSTRLRNRWRSRGREQHHPKKHQHRCRNRRTRSRSSTSLRSQQSSKHSRRVEDDKEGHLVCRIGDFLQERYEIVGNLGEGTFGKVVECVDHARDKAQVALKIIKNVGKYREAARLEIKVLEKIREKDKEHKHLCVLMSDWFNFHGHMCIAFELLGKSTFEFLKENNFQPYPLPQIRHMAYQLCYALRFLHENHLTHTDLKPENILFVNSDFDTLYNKKKKCEEKCIRNTSIRVADFGSATFDHEYHTTVVATRHYRPPEVILELGWAQPCDVWSTGCILFEYYRGFTLFQTHENREHLVMMEKVLGPIPSHMIHKTRRTCCMTRGSTYSSLTC, encoded by the exons ATGCATCACTATAAGAGAGATCGGTCCCCGGTGCAGGAGAGCTTCCTGGCTCCCgagcagaagaggaggaggtcTCGTAGCAGAGACTACGAGGGGAGACTGCGCTACCCATCCCGGAGGGATCTCTCCAGGAGATTGCGGTCGAGGAG CCATGACAGGGTGCCTTATCAGAGGAGATACAGACGGGACAGCAACGCCTACAGATTTGAAGACCGGAGCCCGTCTTTCGGAGAGGATTATTACTCGACCCGCTTGCGAAACCGGTGGCGATCcagaggcagagagcagcaccATCCGAAGAAGCACCAGCATCGCTGCCGGAATCGCAGGACCAGGTCTCGTAGCAGTACCTCCTTG AGAAGCCAACAGAGCAGTAAGCACAGCAGGAGAGTGGAAGATGACAAGGAAGGCCACCTGGTGTGCAGGATCGGCGATTTCCTTCAAGAGCGAT ATGAAATTGTCGGCAACCTTGGTGAAGGCACTTTTGGCAAAGTGGTGGAGTGTGTGGACCATGCCAG AGACAAAGCTCAGGTGGCGCTGAAAATCATAAAAAATGTTGGAAAGTACCGAGAAGCAGCTAGGCTGGAAATCAAAGTCCTGGAAAAAATCAGAGAGAAGGACAAGGAGCACAAACA CTTGTGTGTCCTGATGTCAGACTGGTTCAACTTCCACGGCCACATGTGCATTGCCTTTGAGCTTCTGGGCAAGAGCACTTTTGAGTTCCTGAAGGAGAACAACTTCCAGCCGTACCCTCTCCCTCAGATCCGGCACATGGCCTACCAGCTCTGCTATGCCTTGAGAT TTTTACACGAGAACCACCTGACTCACACGGATCTCAAGCCAGAAAACATCTTGTTTGTCAACTCAGATTTTGACACTCTCTACAACAAGAAAAAG AAATGCGAGGAGAAATGCATTCGGAACACGAGCATCCGCGTGGCAGACTTTGGAAGTGCCACCTTCGATCATGAGTACCACACCACTGTCGTGGCTACCCGGCACTATCGTCCACCAGAAGTGATTCTCG agctgggctgggcacaGCCGTGCGATGTCTGGAGTACCGGCTGCATTCTGTTTGAGTATTACCGCGGCTTCACGCTCTTCCAG acCCATGAGAATCGTGAGCATCTTGTCATGATGGAAAAAGTCCTCGGGCCAATTCCTTCTCACATGATCCACAAAACTCG ACGTACATGCTGCATGACTCGCGGGAGCACGTACAGTTCTTTGACTTGCTGA